GAGTCCGTTACTCGTCGTCGTTCCCGTCGGTCTCCCCGCGCGCAAAATTGACGTGCTGGTCGCCCTCCGCCGACGCACTGGCATCGGGACCCTCGATAAGCGATTCGAAGTCGTCAGCGTCGTCGTATTGATCGCGGTAAACGAGAGCGGCTTTCCCCATCGAAGTGATCTCGTAGAGTCCGGAGCGCTCCGCAGGCCCGATCTTGGTGACCAGTCCGTAGTCCTCGAGAACCGGCAGTCTGGTGTTGATGTTCTTTCGGCTCTTGCCCGTATGCTCGGCCAGATTCGTTGCCACGTTCCGCCCCTTATCCTCGAGTTCCTCGAGGATCAAGAAGTCAGTCGGTTGACGTAATTTCACGTTCAGTCACGCCCCTACCCCACCATATTTCCAGCGGCGACTAATTCTTTCGAATCAGTTCCTTGGATTAGGAATGGTGATCTGTTCCAGAATAGTTAGATCTATTATAGTTTTGTCCGGCTGATCCACACCGTAGAACTGTGCCGGATCGACGATCACGATATCCGGGGTGAACGGATCGACGAACTTTCCGATTGGCTCGACTATCGATCGATCCGACTACCGATCGATCCGACTACCGATCGAGCAGTTCGAGGCCGATCGACTCGAACCACTCGAGCGTGGACGCGACGCCGTCGGGCGACCCGACCCGCAGTGACGCCGCGGAGGGCTCGTCACCGCCGACTCGGATTCCGAATCCGTCGGATTCGACGGCCTGAAACGCCGATTCGTCGGTGACATCGTCGCCGACGTAGACCGACACCGTCTCACCAGGCACGTCCGCCTCGATCAACTCCACCGCGTTTCCCTTCCCCCACGGAATCGCCGGCCCGATCTCGAGGA
This genomic stretch from Halosolutus amylolyticus harbors:
- a CDS encoding winged helix-turn-helix domain-containing protein; this translates as MKLRQPTDFLILEELEDKGRNVATNLAEHTGKSRKNINTRLPVLEDYGLVTKIGPAERSGLYEITSMGKAALVYRDQYDDADDFESLIEGPDASASAEGDQHVNFARGETDGNDDE